A window of Castanea sativa cultivar Marrone di Chiusa Pesio chromosome 1, ASM4071231v1 contains these coding sequences:
- the LOC142628723 gene encoding uncharacterized protein LOC142628723 isoform X2, whose amino-acid sequence MAYSSSSLPITAPATGFFQEYHHLKCGAVALTGYQYASSFVFSTARMSKSKSKVSSSSRIIFRCNSQLALADLAPATSAAYGLLLLGGGLFAYTKSGSKGSLFGGTTGAALMASIQKLLVMLLGLDPHSFSLLYLLYDWQLHVS is encoded by the exons atggCCTACTCCTCCTCCTCGTTACCGATCACGGCTCCGGCCACTGGTTTTTTCCAGGAGTATCATCATCTGAAATGTGGCGCAGTAGCATTAACCGGTTATCAATATGCTAGCTCCTTCGTCTTCTCAACAGCAAGGATgagcaaatccaaatccaaagtCAGCAGCAGCAGCCGTATCATATTTCGCTGCAATTCTCAACTGGCATTAGCAGACCTAGCCCCAGCCACCTCTGCCGCCTACGGACTCCTGCTTCTAGGCGGTGGTCTCTTTGCCT ATACAAAATCAGGAAGCAAGGGATCACTTTTCGGCGGAACTACTGGGGCTGCTCTAATGGCATCT ATACAAAAGCTATTGGTGATGCTGTTGGGTTTGGATCCTCATTCCTTTTCTCTTCTGTATTTG CTATACGATTGGCAGCTACACGTAAGTTAA
- the LOC142628723 gene encoding protein FATTY ACID EXPORT 4, chloroplastic isoform X1 encodes MAYSSSSLPITAPATGFFQEYHHLKCGAVALTGYQYASSFVFSTARMSKSKSKVSSSSRIIFRCNSQLALADLAPATSAAYGLLLLGGGLFAYTKSGSKGSLFGGTTGAALMASAYLLMQVPDTKAIGDAVGFGSSFLFSSVFAIRLAATRKLTPAGPLLGLSICALAVFISAYLHDKL; translated from the exons atggCCTACTCCTCCTCCTCGTTACCGATCACGGCTCCGGCCACTGGTTTTTTCCAGGAGTATCATCATCTGAAATGTGGCGCAGTAGCATTAACCGGTTATCAATATGCTAGCTCCTTCGTCTTCTCAACAGCAAGGATgagcaaatccaaatccaaagtCAGCAGCAGCAGCCGTATCATATTTCGCTGCAATTCTCAACTGGCATTAGCAGACCTAGCCCCAGCCACCTCTGCCGCCTACGGACTCCTGCTTCTAGGCGGTGGTCTCTTTGCCT ATACAAAATCAGGAAGCAAGGGATCACTTTTCGGCGGAACTACTGGGGCTGCTCTAATGGCATCT GCTTACCTTCTTATGCAAGTACCAGATACAAAAGCTATTGGTGATGCTGTTGGGTTTGGATCCTCATTCCTTTTCTCTTCTGTATTTG CTATACGATTGGCAGCTACACGTAAGTTAACTCCTGCAGGCCCCTTGTTAGGTCTTTCTATCTGTGCGTTGGCTGTATTTATCTCAGCATATCTACATGATAAACTCTGA
- the LOC142623675 gene encoding uncharacterized protein LOC142623675, protein MAAMSVKGPSVSCSEEAEALACRKALEFAVESGFTEMILEGDNIAVMRAVVSTSGDLSLLGHVYEDIKCSIRGLHFADISCVKRGGNKVAHILAQYARNIDNDLFWMEDSPPPVLDALYQDCLNMNE, encoded by the coding sequence ATGGCGGCAATGTCTGTCAAAGGACCCTCAGTTAGTTGCAGTGAAGAAGCAGAGGCATTGGCTTGTCGAAAGGCTCTTGAATTTGCTGTGGAGTCAGGATTTACAGAGATGATACTTGAAGGGGACAACATTGCTGTTATGAGAGCAGTGGTGAGCACTTCAGGCGATTTGTCATTGCTGGGACATGTGTATGAGGATATCAAATGTAGCATCCGTGGGTTGCATTTTGCTGATATTAGCTGTGTTAAAAGAGGGGGAAATAAGGTTGCGCATATCTTGGCCCAATACGCTAGAAATATTGATAATGACTTGTTTTGGATGGAGGATTCTCCTCCCCCTGTTTTAGACGCTTTGTATCAGGATTGCTTAAATATGAATGAATGA